From the genome of Nicotiana tabacum cultivar K326 chromosome 2, ASM71507v2, whole genome shotgun sequence:
TAAAAAAAGGCAAATTATCTCTAACTTTATCAAGCACTTCAAAACACATCATCAGCCAGTATGAATAGTACTGGAATACACACCTAGATAAGCAATACAAACTCTACGAGAAGATAATAGTCTTTGCAACGAGCTTCGGCTATTAACTAATGGCCAAAAAAGCGAACTGGTAGCTTCATTTACTACCATAGCTATCAGCCGGCAAAAAACATCCAACTCAGTCTAATTACCCTGGGACAAGACCAGGAGGAAAGGAGAAGGGAACAGAGGTCGCCTCTCATGCTTATTTCATGGGTTCTCAAATATTACAGCATTCCACAATATTACCTTTATTGGATCCTTGATGCTGCCGCGTCCTCTTACCAGAACCCGGCACTCGGTAGTAGCTTCCACTCGTTTTAGAGAGTTCCCTCTAGGGCCCAGGAGGCGCCCCACAAAATTGTACTGCAAATGTAACTAAAACACACACTCAACATGATGTAGCCAAAGCATGAATAACAGGATGGAAAAATAGATAATAATTCATACATTAGGATATTGGTCCACGGGTATATCAATTCTGAGTGTTCGCTTCACTATGAGGCCTGATGAGTTACTTTGAGTATTAAGCCAGCTTTGAGCAGATGGTGAGTGCATTAAACCCGATATCTGGACATCATAACCACAGAATTGGTCAAACAATTTGTACTACAGTATGGAGAACACGGAAACCTCCTAATTTTAGATAACCAACCCTGAACCTCTTTAAGATTCAGTAGATTTAAGACATCCCAAAATCCAAGAGATACAAGAGGAATAATAAGAAAGCACATACTAGATGTATGCAAGTTTATAGAAAACAAATAAAGACAATAGACCCACTAATTACAAATGCAATTTTAACAAATAGACACACACTGAGACCCTTAAACAGAACAGATCTTGATGAATTTGATCAACTAGGAAATAAAGTGCTGATGATTTTTCAAAAGCCAATAACCTGATTTTCCAATGTGTCACGTTGGATGAAAGCATCCTATAATATTTAGCAGAATTGAACGTAAAGAGTTTGTTAGTCCTAAAGCAATTGAATCGGGTTCTGCGTAACAAGCCCCGGACATTCTAATGagaaaattattcaaatcaaCACAGAGTAAGATGCTCCAGTGCTGTCATAGGCATCTACATCTCTTTCTAAAATTTAGCTGGACGTTAGTATATCAGAACAGTAAGACACCTAGTAACTAAAAGCAAAATTCTAAATCAAGATTCTGAGCTTAAACTAATATATCAGTGTCGCTGTGGTTAGCTTCAACTACCTGTCACGAGACAAGTGGAGATAGAAGTTAAAACACTTAATATGGAATCAAGTTAGCATGGAAAGTAAACTTTTGTCAAAAAAGCTTTTCAAAGATAAAGAATTAGATCTAAAAGATGTTATGTTAATAGTTAGTATCCATACTTCTGATTGAAATGGTGATGCCCATCTGTCCATATTAGCTCCTCCATTTGAATACATTCCTCCTGAAGCCAGGGGGCTAGCTTGTTCAAGCCCACTTTGATCTAAAACTGAAGCATTCCCCAACAGTGTAGTTACACGCAAAAGTTCTGCTTCAAAAATGTCAATTTCCAAGAATAAGACGTACCAGTTAGCAGTGGTTAATAAATCAGTTAGCAGCCACCACAATATGGACAACAAGACGATCCTTTATTGGTTAGTTATCTCACTGATTTTACAGGaaaaaataatttgttaaagCAACCAGTTAGCAGTGGTTAATAAATCAGTTAGCAGCCACCACAATATGGACAACAAGACGGATCCTTTATTGGTTAGTTATCTCACGGATTTTACAGGaaaaaataatttgttaaagCAATCAGTTAAATGGTATGGACAGAAGAGACTCCTAGGGTTGCTAATTTGCAGAAATCGAGCAGAGATCAATACTCTAGGTGGTTCTTCTAGACACCTGTTTTTTGAAATGCATAACGTCTTGTCAGATGAATGGCTGAAACCTCACACAATAATAAAAGGAAATGGAGAGGGAGGAGCATCTGCAATGAAGAGAGGAATAGTAGAGGTAGGAAGCATGGGGCGAAGAACCTAAGGCACAACAAGAATAAAAACCATCGCATTAGTAAAGGCACTTGAAGGCACCTTTTTTCAGGTGAAGATGCCAAACTGAGACATCAAGATATACAATCTTCTCAATAACAAATACTACCCCTGCCATTTCAAGTGATTCAGTATGACACTTCACAGCAATCAGAAGCAAAAAAAATTGTTTTCATAAAAATGAGTCCTGAAGAAGGAgaggacgaagaagaaggagaagaagaaggcaTAACCTAACTGAAGAAGGGGCACATTATGCGGACAACAGCAAAAAATCACAACTAGGTTGAGACAGTCCTGGTTAGTTAGTTGTAATAAAAGAAAACTATTCCTTAATGGTCCAACTTGTCTTTGGCCATATCCTCCATCATTTCCTAGACATTTGAAAGTAGTTGTACGAAAAGAAAAATTATTCCTTATAGGTCTAACATGTCCATGGCATGCCATTCGCCATTTACAGACGCATTTACAAGAGGAATAACATGCCCAGTATGACCTCTTACTACGATACAGAAATACCCAAATGCAGGTCCATATCTCTAGCTTGAATGTTTCATCACACAACGAATCAATCCTTCCCTTAATACTGGACAAGCTCCAAAAAACGCACTTCATGCTTCTTCTATCTTAAGGACCAATTTTGAAGTCCTCATTTTAATCTTGTATACTACGAGTGTTGGACAATCGGTCATATTAAAGTTTCCAATTTTTCCTTTCATCAACTCCTTTAGACAGTCAGTGGCACATGCAGAAGTGCACGTTTCTTCTTTTCCGGATCAGTTACAGGCTACAGCACTAAATAGTACTAGAACAAAAGTGTAGGATACCAGGGACAATCAAGTATTATTTCCAACATATAGGAAATAAGCACTGATTCAACACCATGACTGTCTTAACCTCTTCTCTCTCTTGCTAGTGGGTGGTCACAACCttatttataacaaatttgtgaCAAGCTCCGTCATTAGAATGTCCCATTCTCAAACTGAATTATTACGACACATCTTCTTTAATACACTCTCAATAAGCAGAAACGCCTCAGCAGACCATGGAAGAAGGAACGTTGAGATACTAATACCTATTTTATGGGCCAAATATATAGTCAATCATGAATAACAAAAAGACATTCATGGAATACACAAGTAGAGTTGAAATCATCCAGAAAAAAGAGTGATGACCACCTTTACATAGAAGACTCAAAATTGAATTAAATTTACATCCAATTAGcaaaaagaagcataaatgggatTTACCATCTCATTATATTTTGATAAGAGGATTAccatcttcaaaaaaaaaaaaaaacatgtaccTAGTAACTTAAAATGTTTTTCAGCCTCATTCTTTATCTTTTGACTTCTTATCGTGCTAAAGCAATAAAATTTACTTAATGATATCAGAAGCACAAGTGGCTAAAATAATCAAAATTCAACTTCCTACTCACCCTGATTCAGCAATCGATAACAATGAGGAAGGACAGGCACAAATGGGCTGAGCTTATGGCGTTCCGCAAGTAACTCTGAGAGATACCTGTTAACACAGGTTGACAAATTAAAGACTCGCAATAATTTACGGTATACGTACAAAACAAGAAGAAAATCATCCGTACATCTATCAAAATTTTCAGATTATATTGCCAGGCTAGAGGCTCCAGATTCTAACAATTTTGAGTTATTATACCAATGAAAGGGATAATTGAATCCTTCAGATTAATGTTTAAGGAAATTCATTCTCATGATTCAGCATAGTAAAGCTTCCCATGAATAAATTTCACTAAAAATTTTTGAATCGGGATCTAGGGGGAAGGCTTTCACTAAAACATTCAAAACTAAGCTGTTCCAACCCAAATATATTACACGCACACAACTTTTTTGAAGATCGAAAAAAGCAATTTACATAGTGCAAGGGGGGGTCTCCTTGTAAGTCTATCACTTAAAGTTTCTCCTTGTTAAGTCTATTACTTGACAGCAGTATAAGCAAAAATAAGCTCTAAATTTCAGTGAGTAGAACCAGAATGTAAATCAAAAGAACAGAATTTTAGTATTTGGTCAGTGGGTGCAACAGGTCGACCCACGTATGATAAGTTGCATAACCGCCACAAAGTAGTATTGGGTGTAGTGGTACTCCTCATCCACCAACTTAAAACCCCGGATCCACTTGGACTGATAAGTGCTGTAGAAGGGGAAAAAGGATCTTGGGAATTTGGATTATCAATGCCTGAGTAGTTCAAGCAAGGAGACTGAAACTATACTTTACAGCTGTTATTCTCTTAATTTCTTAGAAAAAGATTGGAAAAATGATGTGAAGGAAGGGGAAATCAATAATTATCAGCTTTCCATAGGGACAAAGCAACCAACTTTTCGAAGCAACAAACCTAATAAAAATATTGGAATGGGTGCAATAGCCAATCCTTGACCGTTTGGAATTGAGGCAGAGTTTATTGAACCTAAAACTGATGCTTTAAACTAAGGAAGAAACAGTTAAACCAGATCTTTCATTTTGGACAAAACAGactacaaaaaggaaaagaaaaaagaggtcaTAATCACAAAACATATTTAAAGCAGCATATAGAGGGAGgcaaaggagaaaaaaaaaactaaagatcGGATACAAGCTAATCAAGTTCAGCACGATCCACAAATAAGTATATAACCACATGAATCGGCAAAGAcgaagatttgaaatttatatatataaaagaggaAGTTGTAGAGAAAAGGGGGAAACGCACTTTTCTTGGTCGGCGAGGGTAGAGGAAGCAGAGCGAAGACCACCGATGTGAGGAGAGTGAGGAGCAGAGGGAGATCGTGAGTAGGCCATGTACCTGCCGGACGACATATTTACCGGTGGCGGTGGAAAATTctgacgacgacgacgacggccaGATTCACCCACTTTTCACTTTCCTAGAAGAGTCCCTCTCTTTCCCTCTTTTGGACTGGCAATGACCTGAAACTAGTACATTTTATAAGGCGTCGGTGGTTTGAGGGTGGTAAAAATTTGGTATATTTAGCTTTTGTATTATCACAGTCTGATAAAATAAGCTGCATCGGTTGTATTGTATTACTGCTACTTATATAAGCAGTGCAGAATTTTAtactaaaattaattttttatacaCCAAACCAAACAACTTCTGCTTGCACAAAACATAGTAAGCGTATTGGTACATATTATCTTCAATATATTAACATCTTATTAGTAGACTGTGTTCATAAACAGAAAAATAGAAAACCAGAAACAttagttataaaaatagaaacgAAAATATTCTGAACCTATAAATTTTTTGTATGtacttaaaaaatttaatttctcACTGTTGTCAAAAATACTTGAATTAACTCCTTTCAGGATATAATAAAAAACTATTATGTAATAGCGatattataaattataaaattTTGGCAAACTTAAATAGCATAACATATCATACTTGATACTtactttttatttaaaaaaatataaagaaatatataaaagaaaaggaaaaatttctagatttttggcaTATGAAAAATGAGGTCAAGCGTCTGAATTTATAGATAATAAAATGGTGAGATGAAAATATTTAATCCAAAATGTGTCTTTTCCTATTCACGCCTTAAAAAACCTAACAATACTAGTACTATTTATTAAGTTCAAAGACTTTTCAATTAAATTGTGTAGTAATAAAAATGTGATACAATAACAATAATTACATTAATTGAAATCGACGATATGAATCTTTAATATTTTAAACGTGGTAAAAATATGATACCACCTTAAAAAAGGAGGGGAGAACATAAGTGCTAAGGGGGGAAAGGAAGAAAAAGTGGTTCAGTGCTTTTTACTGTAGAACCAAAGACCGTCCTTGTACTTCACACtttgtggattttgtggtaggTGGGCTGCTGGTCCTTTTGCTCTAATTCTCCCTTCTCTCCATTACTTTTCTTCCTCAATTTTCAACCATTTATATGACCGTAGGAATTTCGACTTTTGACCTAACAACCACTCTTCTATCCACCTTTTTGTGTACATCTTTTTAAACACTTTAATTAACGAGTATTTATCTCATAGTTTACAGTTTTAACTAACTTCAAttcttttgaattttgtttaaaaaGTCTACATTTTAATCTATAGATAGACTGTTCTATATCCTTACTTAACATTATTTTAATGGATCCTGAACTGCAAAGTGACAACGAAGATAGTAGAGAATTAAGCTGCATAGTAAACCTTACAGATTGCATGCTTTTGTTTTCTTCAAGCAAAATAGATGCATACTTCCTCTGAAATACTTcaactttttcaaaataaatatacaaaagaataaaacaaTTTATCCTATATGAATACCGTCTACAGTGATTCCTGTGAAATAAAACAATTCATCAAAAGAAAATGAACCATATATATGATTATGAAAGATCAATAAATGTAATGGAAGTAATGTCAAGGGAAAAAGTGATTTGATTATTAACTGCAGCTCAAACATTCTTATTAACCATCCCCCCCGCTCCCATCAGCCAGAAAAATAAGTTAGTTAATTTACTATtaccatataaataataaattaaataaaagctcAATTATGAAACTGAACAAATAAGTTGTGTTCTTTTATATAATGGTTGGCGTTGAACATGTCATCCACGGATATGTTTACTCTCAGTGTAGTAAGCAACAGGTATATCCTCGTTGTTGAAATCCCATTGAAATGTTGTTATTCAaaagaaattacttttttttaaaacaaattattaCATTGGGGAGGGGAAGGGGAAATGGATTTGAATCCATCATCTCAATTGTGGACCTTAACCTCGAAATTATTACTTTAAAATTGTATTAACTAGAAAAAAATAGTGCCGCGAAGCCGAGAGAACAATCAATTAGCGGTCACATATAATTGGAAGATAGTAGTTGAAGTGTTATCTTTAGATATTCAACTAATCATAATACAAACTTCTATAATAAAATTAGTTTATGTTTTGTGCATAAATAATAACTAGTTTTTAGACCTTTATGTTAAAGTTGGCTTCCAATGACATATAACTTTTCATAATACGGTTTATGTGATAACTTAACAAAATAATTACTACCTGCAATAGtcgattaaattataaaatactataaaaattatttatacatCTATATACATAACTTAGATACTGATTAATATATTTGTAAGCATAAATGGGATAGGATTGGACCTTTTCTCTTGCATTCCCCCCGAAGTTGATCgaacctttttcatttttctatttccttttatattctttaattacTTTTTGGGTAGATGGGCaagccacttcttcaaattttatatatctAATCCAATCACGTCCATTTGTTTCCAAAAAGATTGGGGAAAAAGTGATCTCAaacttttgaattaaataaaatcGTTGAAATGTTGTCATGCATAAAAGTCATAGTTCTACAGTACTTTTGCCAATTACATATGACAGGTAATATTTTGGCATATGTATTCCAATCTACGAACCAATTTGTTTTGAAGAGGACTTGACTTACGACTTACGAAACAAAAACTTTGTCAACTCGATGGTAAGTCTTAAGTAGGCGCTTGGATAATATCTTATTGAAGTTAACTAAAAAAAAGCCAAAGAAACTATGTACGGAGTAAGAGCTTTCCTTGCAAATAAGCAAGTACTGACCTGCAAATTAATAGCCTGCACACACGAAGATGGTGAGGGGAATGAAATAAGGGCGTGCTGTTGGATAAATATTATTTCTAAGGAAGGTTTGAGCGAAATAAAGAGAATGAATATTATATTATGGCTGCATGTATATGTCATTGGTTGCATATCTATAgtatatcaaagaatattttgtcatgccttataaaaaattattaaagcgGAAAAGTAGAGCAGGAAAATAATCTTGCCGATAATGagtttgtatacgggtaaaaatCGAGCTCATGATACACTCCGGCCTCCAACAGGGTAAAACGAGCTCGAGATATGATTGCGAAGGATCGGAATCGAGGCAAAGGTCTCATCGAGTCAGAGTCCGGGGGCCGATTGTCTGCCCTCAGGAATATGGGGGTCATGATTCGAGATCGATCCAAATCTTGAGAGACTTCAGAGAACATTGTCGGGCAATCATGCACGACCAACAGAAGGCAGTAATATCCGCGATCGGTCGGATATCACGGCatggatctcggcacgtatcgatgtAGAACCAGCAATCAGTTAAACagaagatttttttaccttttatagagttgtacttaGAATAGGATTCccctagtatataaaggggggtctgataattcattagatacgttgtaacacgcattccaaagcagTATACTACTATTTTCACTGTTATTGTAAGCTTTTTTCTTTCGTTCATCAATATTGTCCACTGTGAGCCTGGATCGAGGGTGAATATTTCAACAAGGTTGGAATCATCCTCCTCGCACGATTTGAATTTAATGTATCTCTATTTGTCCATTCTAACCcaatttatcattttgtatcaaattaatccacatatccttaaaaccacttataaatttaattgttatccgattttgagggtaaacagtttggcgctcaccgtggggttaaggataataataaaaatttgatATAAATTTCCATAACACGCCCTActtcacacttgttctttgaagtgtctttgattttaggtcaacgtttaaaatgtcgaactcccaatcTGCCCCTCTAAACACGGATGCTGAGTCTGGCCATCGTGGCGAGAACAACAACATGATGCCCGGTAACGAGGTACCCCTCGCCAATCCCAACGGAATTCCGACCGCAGACCCAATCGACGccaactcacatgtggccatcaacaTGAACTTGCTTACCGATCTTGAGAACAGCATCTGCAGGGGAGTCCGATCGGTAGCCCAAAATACTCATGACGGTGAAGGAGATGGAATCAACTTGCGGGTGATCTTCAAAATGATGCAGGCTCAGCAGGCAGCGATAGCCCAACTGCAGAACCAAAGTCGCGCTCCTAGTAGGGTTGAGCCCGAATCATCCCGGGAAAACACTCGCAGAAATGAACCAGCCGCAGATAGGCcaaatgaagctgaacccgggacCAACCCTGAGATAATAAAGATGCTCAAGGAATTGAAAAATTGGGTAGAaataggagaaaagaaaatcgaagccaacgacaagaaggtggagacctataactccagggtcgaccaaatccccgGAGCACTACCGATATTGAAGGACCTAGACTCTAAAAAGTTTGTTCAGAAACCTTTTCCTTCGAGCGCAGCCCCGAAGCCGATACCAAAAAATTTTCGCATGcctgaaattcctaagtacaacgaaCAATTGATCCAAATGAACATGTGAACTCgtacacatgcgccatcaagggaaacgacttagaagatgatgagatcgaatatGTCCTGCTGAAAAAGTTCGAAGAGACCTTGTCAAAaagagcaatgatatggtatcacaacttacccccccaattctattgactcatttgccatgcttgcagatgcttttgtAAAAGCGCATGCCGGAGCCAACAAAgttgagaccaggaagtcggaccttttcaaggtaaagcaaagagataaggagatgctcagggagttcgtgtcaaggtttcaaatggaacgggtGGACCTGCCGTCGGTGGCAGATGATTGGGTcgttcaggccttcacccaagatCTCAATACTTGAAGCTTGTTGGCTTTgcagcagttgaagcaaaatctggtAGAATATCCAGCTAtaacttgggccgatgtgcataatcgatatcagtcaaaaattagggttGAAGATGATCAGTTTGGGGCCCCTTCCGGGTCTGCTTATCCCGTCTGAGCTAGTGACAGATTCAAAAGAGACATTGATCAAGAACCGAAGTCAAGTAGGGATCGGTATCAAGCGTACAACGGTGATCGTAGGGGTAATAGGTCTGGATGAAACCCTatgagaaattaaagaagaatcGATCGGAGTCAAAATAACCGTGGACTCATGATCAAAAACGATTTCGACAGGCCCATCGGGCCTAAGGAAGCGTCGaggttatcggagtacaacttcaacgtcaatgTTGTTGCTATCGTATCTGCCattggacgcatcaaagacactaagtggcctcgacctccacagtccgatccagcccaaagggatcccAACTTAATATGTAAGCCGATAGTTGAGAGAGGAAGTGGCCTGGTTATTTAACAACGAACATATCCGGGAGTTCgtgagcgatcgagccaaaaattatTTCAGGAATAGAGATTCTAGTAAGCAGATCAagcaagaggaacctcagcacgtcattaacatgattatCGGTGGGGTCGGCGTTCCCAAGGGGTCGATATTAAAGTGCagcaaagtatccatcacaagggaaaacaGACTCGAGATTACGTACCAGAAGGAACCCTTtctttcaatgacgaggacgATGAAGGCATCATGAAGCCCCATaacaatgcactggtaatatctgtactcataaataaatctcgagttaagcatgtgttaattgatccaggtagctcgaccaatatcATTAGATCGAGGGCCATGGAACAACTAGGTCTACAAGATCAAATCATGCCTGCAGTCAGgattctaaacggattcaacatggcatgtgaaaccactaaaggggagataatatTGCTAGTGAACACTGCTGAAACCATTCAGGAAACAAAGTTATGCGTGATCGAAGGATACATGAGGTGCAATGCTCTGTTCGAAAGACCacggattcacaacatgagggcagtaccctcgacgaTGCACCAGGTACTGAAATTCCCGATGCCAGTAGGAATTAAAACAGTTTAGAAGAACAACTggccgcaaaggagatgtttgcgaTCAACGAGGTGATCCTGGTATCCATACTTTCAATATCGAATGGTCTGAGTCTGGTGGCCAAAGacgaaaccaaatagcaattaccgatACCAGCCTCGATGAAACCGGTGAAGCAGGGGATGGATGAGGATGACGACTACGGAGTTCCCAGGTATTTcatggtccccgatgattccgacgctaccaaatcaacagtcgaagaactggagcaagtcatattgattgAACACCTGCCCAATTATAAGGTACACCTGGGCGCGGGGTtaagtcccgagctcaggaaaaaaaactcattcaattccttatgGCTAACATAAattatttcgcttggtcccatctcgatatgacagggattccGCCGGAGATAACTACTCATAAGCTAAGCCTAGATCTGAAGTTCCATCCGGTCAAGCAGAAAAAGAGacctcagtccgaagtcaagcatgcattcatcaaggacaagATATCTAAACTCctaaaaatagggtccatccgggaggctaagtacccggattggttagcaaacgtagtagtagtcctTAAAAgggggaataaattaagaatgtgtgtagactataaacacttgaacaaagcatgccccaaggactctttccaTCTTc
Proteins encoded in this window:
- the LOC107769786 gene encoding KH domain-containing protein At5g56140 isoform X2, coding for MSSGRYMAYSRSPSAPHSPHIGGLRSASSTLADQEKYLSELLAERHKLSPFVPVLPHCYRLLNQELLRVTTLLGNASVLDQSGLEQASPLASGGMYSNGGANMDRWASPFQSEISGLMHSPSAQSWLNTQSNSSGLIVKRTLRIDIPVDQYPNYNFVGRLLGPRGNSLKRVEATTECRVLVRGRGSIKDPIKEEMMRGKPGYEHLNEPLHVIVEAELPVEIIDARLLQAHEILEDLLKPMDESQDFYKKQQLRELAMLNGTLREEGSQMSGSVSPFHNSLGMKRAKTRG
- the LOC107769786 gene encoding KH domain-containing protein At5g56140 isoform X1, which encodes MSSGRYMAYSRSPSAPHSPHIGGLRSASSTLADQEKYLSELLAERHKLSPFVPVLPHCYRLLNQELLRVTTLLGNASVLDQSGLEQASPLASGGMYSNGGANMDRWASPFQSEISGLMHSPSAQSWLNTQSNSSGLIVKRTLRIDIPVDQYPNLHLQYNFVGRLLGPRGNSLKRVEATTECRVLVRGRGSIKDPIKEEMMRGKPGYEHLNEPLHVIVEAELPVEIIDARLLQAHEILEDLLKPMDESQDFYKKQQLRELAMLNGTLREEGSQMSGSVSPFHNSLGMKRAKTRG